In the genome of Hevea brasiliensis isolate MT/VB/25A 57/8 chromosome 14, ASM3005281v1, whole genome shotgun sequence, the window AAAGTATAAAATTTAAAGACTAAATAATAAATTTCTTAAAACTCAATAACTAATGTGTAATATAAAACAAAACTCAAAGATCAAATtgtaaatttcttttatataattatgagttcttgaatttcaaatttcaattacAGCTATATATAAATAGTTTacaatttgatttttgtaatttaataaaaattataaataaattccaTTATTttcaattacaaataatttaattactttttttttatttgcttgtaaaatctttatttctctccctctccctttCACACCCTATATCAGTTAAAGCTTGGAGTCCAACATAAAGAATCAACAACTTTCCTACAATAAAATGAAATCCATGATAAAGAGATGAATCATAAATGAAAACacaaaaaaaaagtaaagaaacaaataaataattaataaaaaatgataTTAATTATATAGAATATCCTATTAAAATAACTAATCTCCAAAAGTATATGTATGATCataaaagcaaaagaagaagcaaaATAAAGCAGATCTGTAACATCACAATAGAATGACAGGGCATCACAACCAATCTTTGTTTTATTCTTCACCAACTTTTGGGAATCTTCTGCTTGGACTTCAGCTTCATCTTATCATTAATTTAATCCAAACCCATTCATCATTTGACCCAGTCGAGTTGATTGACTCAGTTCTTGATCAAGACCTCTATGTATCTGCCAATATCTCCCTTAACAGGAGCTTCCCTTTAGAAATCTCACTATAATCTTCACATTTTCTCTTATATTTCTTGGCTAATCTTCTTTGCCTTCTCATCAGAATCAAACCCCTTATAAGGCTGGTCCAGCTGCTTGGGCTGGCTACTACCACTTTTACTCTTTCAACCAAGCAATAACTATCCATCTCCATAACAATTTCACCAATTGATGGGCGATTTTCTCCCTTGGAAGACACACAACGTGCAGCCACATTTAGCAAGTGCCTAATCGTGCCCTCCATGTGTGGTGGCAACCCAATTCTTGGGTCACAAATTTCTTTAATGGGTACCCTATCCTTTTGAATTAGTGGTGTTGCCCATTCTACGATTGAAGCTGGTGCCTTAGAAACATCAAAGGCTTTTCTGCTGCTTATAATTTCTAGTAGTACTACCCCATAACTAAACACATCATTTTTAGTACTTAGTTTGCTAGGAGTAATGTAACAAGGGTCTATGTACCCTATAGTCCCCGCTGGTTGACTCGCCTGGTGACTCAATGAGTCGAATGGCGACGACATGGCGAGTCCATAATCTGCCAACTTAGCGTTCCAATTTGCGTCGAACAAAACATTAGCAGATTTGATGTCTCTATGGATAACCAAAGGATTGTTTTCATGAAGGAATTGCACTGCCCTAGCGATTTGGAGAGCGATCTCTACACGTTTAGGCCAAGAAGGTGGAGTTTGGACTACATGCAACATTTCATGAAGAGAACCATTGGGCATGAACTCCATGACCAGAAGCTTTCTGCTGCTGATCTTCTCCTTATTGCTAGCAGCTGCAGCCGAGTCATGACTCGTTCCAAGAAAGTTGATGATATATGGACTTTGATGATCACGCAGAGATGATAATATACAAATTTCATTCTCGAGTTTCTTGGAGTTGTCATTGGAGACATGATCAATACCAATGGACGATTTCTTGATTGCAAGAACTTTATTTTCTTCAAGCAGTATTCCTTTGTAGACTGATCCATGGCTTCCTTTACCTATGAGTCTTGATGGACAGAATCCTTCAGTGGCTTTTACAAGATCTTGATAGTCAAACTCTGCCATTTCGATCTTTTCTTCTCTGCTTGTTCTTTTGTTGTTGTTGTTTGGGAAGAGAGAATCCTAGTGGGGTATTATGGTtctgaaagaaagagagaattggatggTTGGTTATGGTTGTTTGTTTGGACGGAAAGTGGGTTAATTTTCTTGGGCTTGGAAGGAatgtaaaggaaaaagaaagcagAGTGTAGAAGGCAGAGAATAAAGGGGCTTTGAGCTGCATGAAAAGGAGAAATTATAATGG includes:
- the LOC110650380 gene encoding serine/threonine-protein kinase-like protein At5g23170, whose protein sequence is MAEFDYQDLVKATEGFCPSRLIGKGSHGSVYKGILLEENKVLAIKKSSIGIDHVSNDNSKKLENEICILSSLRDHQSPYIINFLGTSHDSAAAASNKEKISSRKLLVMEFMPNGSLHEMLHVVQTPPSWPKRVEIALQIARAVQFLHENNPLVIHRDIKSANVLFDANWNAKLADYGLAMSSPFDSLSHQASQPAGTIGYIDPCYITPSKLSTKNDVFSYGVVLLEIISSRKAFDVSKAPASIVEWATPLIQKDRVPIKEICDPRIGLPPHMEGTIRHLLNVAARCVSSKGENRPSIGEIVMEMDSYCLVERVKVVVASPSSWTSLIRGLILMRRQRRLAKKYKRKCEDYSEISKGKLLLREILADT